In Helianthus annuus cultivar XRQ/B chromosome 8, HanXRQr2.0-SUNRISE, whole genome shotgun sequence, a single genomic region encodes these proteins:
- the LOC110871247 gene encoding uncharacterized protein LOC110871247, with protein sequence MEEMSSFWSHQESSDELKLKIHYTTLELEAVRAKANEEMNKNTESVKQLLHLLKLVCHERDEARDQIQKLLNKNMTPINKSMIRDCFMIDQLHQHHQYPIIKPATNSSIAESNSLSDHAYNHCSPVNSLFDPVTSPELSNINTNNSFVQDYRMLPNDFRAMHSPRIMNNETLMLENMIKGKALPQKGNLLKSVVEAGPLLQTLLAKNSSSPRYFEMSSGGFSQMISGGGGGSMLSFNDMKSSNYQGRMVGSCPMANNFGPVEKRQRFR encoded by the exons ATGGAAGAAATGTCATCTTTTTGGAGTCATCAAGAG AGCAGTGATGAACTAAAGCTCAAGATTCACTACACTACACTTGAACTGGAGGCAGTAAGAGCAAAAGCAAATGAAGAAATGAATAAGAACACTGAATCAGTTAAACAATTGTTACACCTCTTAAAACTTGTTTGTCATGAAAGAGATGAAGCAAGAGATCAAATACAGAAACTACTTAACAAGAATATGACTCCTATAAACAAATCCATGATCAGGGATTGCTTTATGATTGATCAacttcatcaacatcatcaataCCCTATAATAAAACCCGCAACCAACTCAAGTATAGCAGAATCAAATAGTCTCTCTGATCATGCATATAACCATTGTTCGCCTGTCAATTCACTTTTTGATCCAGTAACATCTCCTGAGCTCTCTAACATCAACACAAACAATTCTTTTGTTCAAGACTACCGCATGTTACCCAACGATTTTCGTGCAATGCATAGCCCACGAATAATGAATAATGAAACTTTGATGCTGGAGAATATGATCAAAGGAAAAGCCTTGCCACAAAAAGGAAATTTACTAAAATCTGTTGTGGAAGCTGGACCTCTTTTGCAAACACTATTAGCGAAAAATTCGTCGTCACCGCGGTATTTTGAGATGTCTTCCGGTGGTTTTTCTCAAATGATTAGTGGTGGGGGTGGTGGAAGTATGTTGAGTTTTAATGACATGAAATCTAGCAACTATCAAGGGAGGATGGTAGGAAGTTGTCCTATGGCTAATAACTTTGGCCCGGTTGAAAAGAGGCAACGGTTTCGATAA